A DNA window from Pseudomonas sp. B21-056 contains the following coding sequences:
- the acs gene encoding acetate--CoA ligase produces MFDISQYPQADAVRRAAQLSQDEYQRLYKESIEHPSTFWAEQATRFLDWMTPWQTVQRYDLKNGDATWFAGGKLNVSANCIDRHLEKRGDQTAIIWEGDNPAESAEITYRKLHNHVCRLANVLKSRGVKKGDRVCIYMPMIPEAAYAMLACTRIGAVHSVVFGGFSPDSLRDRILDADCRTVITADEGVRGGRFVPLKRNVDKALESCPNVSTVLVVERTQAEVSWVEDRDLWYHQAMHDASDDCPPEPMDAEDPLFILYTSGSTGKPKGVLHTTGGYLLQAAMTFKYVLDYRDNEVFWCTADVGWVTGHSYIVYGPLANGATTLIFEGVPSHPDSSRFWQVIDKHQVNIFYTAPTALRALMREGAGPLQATSRKSLRLLGSVGEPINPEAWEWYFNAVGEQRCPIVDTWWQTETGGIMLSPLVSVQRLKPGCATRPMFGVQPVLLDETGKEISGPGSGVLAIKSSWPGQIRSVYGDHQRMVDTYFKPYPGYYFTGDGARRDEDGDYWITGRIDDVINVSGHRIGTAEVESALVLHDSIAEAAVVGYPHDLKGQGIYAFVTPMNGVEANEDLKKELLALVSKEIGSFAKPELIQWAPALPKTRSGKIMRRILRKIACNELDSLGDTSTLADPSVVEGLIDKRLNR; encoded by the coding sequence ATGTTCGATATCAGCCAGTACCCCCAAGCCGATGCCGTCCGCCGGGCTGCGCAACTGAGTCAGGACGAATACCAGCGCCTCTACAAAGAATCCATCGAACACCCCAGCACCTTCTGGGCTGAACAGGCCACCCGGTTTCTCGACTGGATGACACCCTGGCAAACCGTCCAGCGCTATGACCTCAAGAACGGCGACGCCACTTGGTTCGCGGGGGGCAAACTGAACGTCAGCGCCAATTGCATCGACCGTCATCTGGAAAAACGCGGCGACCAGACGGCAATCATCTGGGAAGGCGACAACCCCGCCGAGTCGGCAGAAATCACCTATCGAAAACTCCACAATCATGTCTGCCGCCTGGCCAACGTGCTGAAAAGCCGTGGCGTGAAGAAAGGCGACCGGGTCTGCATCTACATGCCGATGATTCCGGAAGCGGCCTACGCGATGCTCGCCTGCACCCGCATCGGCGCGGTGCATTCGGTGGTGTTCGGGGGCTTTTCGCCGGACTCGTTGCGTGACCGGATTCTCGACGCCGATTGCCGCACCGTGATCACCGCCGACGAAGGCGTGCGCGGCGGGCGCTTCGTCCCGCTCAAGCGCAACGTCGACAAAGCCCTGGAAAGCTGCCCGAACGTCAGCACGGTCCTGGTGGTCGAGCGTACCCAGGCCGAAGTGAGCTGGGTCGAAGACCGCGATCTCTGGTATCACCAGGCCATGCATGACGCCAGCGACGACTGCCCACCCGAACCGATGGACGCCGAAGATCCACTGTTCATCCTCTACACCTCCGGCAGCACCGGTAAACCCAAGGGCGTGCTGCACACCACCGGCGGCTATCTGCTGCAAGCGGCGATGACATTCAAGTACGTGCTGGACTATCGCGACAACGAAGTGTTCTGGTGCACCGCCGATGTCGGCTGGGTCACCGGCCACAGCTACATCGTCTATGGCCCGCTGGCCAACGGCGCTACCACGCTGATCTTCGAAGGCGTACCGAGCCATCCCGACAGCTCGCGTTTCTGGCAGGTCATCGACAAGCACCAGGTCAACATCTTCTACACCGCCCCCACCGCCCTGCGCGCACTGATGCGCGAAGGCGCCGGGCCATTGCAGGCCACGTCGCGCAAAAGCCTGCGCTTGCTCGGCAGTGTCGGCGAGCCGATCAATCCGGAAGCCTGGGAATGGTATTTCAACGCGGTGGGCGAGCAACGCTGCCCGATTGTCGATACCTGGTGGCAGACCGAAACCGGCGGCATCATGCTCAGCCCGCTGGTGAGCGTCCAACGGCTCAAACCGGGCTGCGCCACTCGCCCGATGTTCGGCGTGCAACCGGTATTACTGGATGAAACGGGCAAGGAAATCAGCGGCCCCGGCAGCGGCGTGCTGGCGATCAAATCCAGCTGGCCGGGGCAGATCCGCAGCGTCTACGGCGATCATCAACGCATGGTCGACACCTACTTCAAGCCCTACCCCGGCTATTACTTCACCGGCGACGGCGCCCGTCGCGACGAGGACGGCGACTACTGGATTACCGGGCGTATCGATGACGTGATCAACGTCTCCGGCCACCGCATCGGCACCGCCGAGGTGGAAAGCGCCCTGGTGCTGCACGACAGCATCGCCGAAGCGGCGGTCGTCGGTTATCCCCATGACCTCAAGGGCCAGGGCATCTATGCCTTTGTCACGCCCATGAACGGTGTCGAGGCCAATGAGGACCTGAAGAAGGAACTGCTGGCCCTGGTCAGCAAGGAAATCGGCAGCTTTGCCAAACCGGAGCTGATCCAGTGGGCTCCCGCCCTGCCCAAGACCCGCTCGGGCAAGATCATGCGACGGATCCTGCGCAAGATCGCCTGCAACGAACTCGACAGCCTCGGCGACACCTCGACCCTGGCCGACCCGAGCGTGGTGGAGGGGCTGATCGACAAGCGCCTGAATCGCTAA
- a CDS encoding pilin → MSKQNGFTLIELLIVVAIIGILATFALPQYSKYQARAKVTAAVAEATALKVPFEDMINQGTDPTLATVGGTATTGNCTMTASGTASTGLGSIGCTLLNAPGPVLGKTITLSRDGNGVWTCATTAAKEFAPKGCPGV, encoded by the coding sequence ATGAGCAAGCAGAATGGTTTTACTCTGATCGAGCTGCTGATCGTCGTGGCGATTATCGGCATTCTGGCGACATTTGCGTTGCCGCAGTATTCCAAGTATCAGGCGCGGGCCAAGGTAACGGCAGCGGTGGCGGAAGCGACCGCGTTGAAGGTGCCGTTCGAGGATATGATCAACCAGGGTACTGATCCAACCCTGGCGACCGTCGGTGGAACGGCAACAACCGGCAATTGCACCATGACCGCTTCCGGCACCGCCTCTACGGGCTTGGGTAGCATTGGCTGCACCCTGCTCAATGCTCCCGGCCCGGTGCTGGGCAAGACAATTACCCTCAGTCGTGATGGGAACGGCGTATGGACTTGCGCTACCACGGCGGCTAAAGAGTTCGCCCCTAAAGGGTGCCCAGGCGTATAA
- a CDS encoding BON domain-containing protein, with the protein MKKFAITAAAAAALTLTMANAFAETAQATQAPMMLAAGEVTKAKEATSDTWITTKVKADLVTEKGIPGSDIKVETNKGVVSLSSTVAVTETQKDTAVAIAKKIKGVKAVSADGLKAD; encoded by the coding sequence ATGAAGAAGTTCGCTATCACTGCCGCTGCTGCTGCCGCACTGACCTTGACCATGGCTAACGCATTTGCCGAGACTGCTCAAGCGACCCAGGCTCCAATGATGTTGGCTGCTGGCGAAGTGACCAAGGCGAAGGAAGCCACCTCCGACACCTGGATCACCACCAAGGTCAAGGCTGACCTGGTTACCGAAAAAGGTATCCCTGGTTCCGATATCAAAGTTGAAACCAACAAAGGCGTTGTATCCCTGTCTTCGACTGTTGCCGTAACTGAGACTCAGAAAGACACTGCCGTGGCGATCGCCAAGAAAATCAAAGGCGTCAAAGCCGTATCGGCTGATGGCCTGAAGGCCGATTAA
- the pilB gene encoding type IV-A pilus assembly ATPase PilB: protein MNDITLSGLTKQLVLAELITEQSAQQAQQQAQRNRMPLVSYLVQNKLVQSRQVAEIASEHFGVALLDLNSLDKESQPTGLVSEKLVRQHHALPLWRRGNKLFVGISDPTNHQAINDIQFSTGLTTEAILVEDDKLSDAIEKFFESSTTGLEGMGDVDLDGLDIESDDDRKQDAITGQDTDDAPVVRFVNKMLLDAIKGGSSDLHFEPYEKSYRVRVRTDGMLREVARPPTQLATRIAARLKVMASLDISERRKPQDGRLKMRLSKTKSIDFRVNTLPTLWGEKVVIRILDPSSAQMGIDALGYEPDQKDLYLAALKQPQGLILVTGPTGSGKTVSLYTGLNILNTVDINISTAEDPVEINMEGINQVNVNPRQGMDFAQALRSFLRQDPDVIMVGEIRDLETAEIAIKAAQTGHMVLSTLHTNSAAETLIRLQNMGIPGFNIATAVHLIIAQRLARKLCNQCKKATEIPEETLLKEGFPKERIGSFTIYEPVGCEQCNSGYKGRVGVYEVVKNTPELQRLIMAEGNSLEIDLQMRKDGFNDLRTSGLLKVMQGVTSLEEINRVTKD from the coding sequence ATGAATGACATCACCCTCAGCGGTTTGACCAAGCAACTGGTGCTGGCCGAGCTGATCACCGAGCAAAGCGCGCAGCAGGCGCAGCAGCAAGCCCAACGCAATCGCATGCCCCTGGTCAGCTATCTGGTGCAGAACAAACTGGTCCAGAGCCGCCAGGTTGCGGAAATCGCCTCGGAGCATTTTGGCGTCGCCCTGCTGGACCTCAACAGCCTGGACAAGGAAAGCCAGCCCACTGGCCTTGTCAGTGAGAAACTGGTCCGGCAACACCATGCCCTGCCGCTGTGGCGGCGCGGTAACAAGCTGTTCGTGGGGATCTCCGACCCCACCAACCACCAGGCCATCAACGACATCCAGTTCAGTACCGGCCTGACCACCGAAGCCATCCTGGTGGAGGATGACAAACTCAGCGATGCCATCGAGAAGTTTTTCGAATCCAGCACCACGGGCCTGGAAGGCATGGGTGATGTCGACCTCGATGGCCTGGACATCGAGTCGGACGACGATCGCAAGCAGGACGCCATCACCGGCCAGGACACCGATGACGCGCCGGTGGTGCGGTTCGTCAACAAGATGCTGCTGGACGCGATCAAGGGCGGCTCTTCGGACCTGCACTTCGAACCCTATGAAAAATCCTATCGGGTGCGGGTGCGTACCGACGGCATGCTGCGGGAAGTGGCCAGGCCGCCGACCCAACTGGCCACCCGCATCGCCGCGCGCCTGAAGGTCATGGCCAGCCTGGATATTTCCGAGCGGCGTAAACCGCAGGACGGCCGGCTGAAGATGCGCCTGTCGAAAACCAAATCCATCGACTTCCGGGTCAATACCCTGCCCACGCTCTGGGGCGAAAAGGTGGTGATCCGGATCCTCGACCCTTCCAGCGCGCAAATGGGCATCGATGCCCTGGGCTACGAGCCGGATCAGAAAGACCTCTATCTCGCGGCCCTCAAGCAACCACAAGGGCTGATCCTGGTGACCGGACCGACCGGCTCGGGCAAGACTGTCTCGCTCTACACCGGCTTGAATATCCTCAATACCGTGGACATCAACATTTCCACCGCCGAAGACCCGGTGGAAATCAACATGGAAGGCATCAATCAGGTCAACGTGAACCCACGTCAGGGAATGGACTTTGCCCAGGCCCTGCGCTCGTTCCTGCGCCAGGACCCGGATGTGATCATGGTGGGTGAGATCCGCGACCTGGAAACGGCTGAAATTGCCATCAAGGCAGCCCAGACCGGGCACATGGTGCTCTCCACCCTGCACACCAACAGCGCCGCCGAAACCCTAATCCGCTTGCAGAACATGGGCATCCCCGGCTTCAACATCGCCACGGCGGTCCACCTGATCATCGCCCAGCGTCTGGCGCGAAAACTGTGCAACCAATGCAAGAAAGCCACGGAGATTCCCGAGGAAACCCTGCTCAAGGAAGGCTTCCCCAAGGAACGCATCGGCTCATTCACGATCTATGAGCCGGTCGGTTGCGAACAGTGCAACAGCGGCTACAAGGGACGCGTGGGGGTTTATGAAGTGGTGAAAAATACGCCTGAGCTGCAACGGCTGATCATGGCCGAAGGCAATTCCCTGGAAATCGATCTGCAGATGCGCAAGGACGGCTTCAATGACCTGCGCACTTCGGGGCTGCTCAAAGTGATGCAAGGCGTGACCAGCCTCGAAGAAATCAACCGGGTCACCAAGGATTGA
- a CDS encoding DUF2845 domain-containing protein: MKHLHWLGLGLLLATGPASAADTLRCGSQLISVGDRSSEVLQKCGQPVARDDLGYKRSVNRREEYPVEEWTYGPNSGMYQFLRFEGNRLVQITSRRGP, translated from the coding sequence ATGAAGCACCTCCACTGGCTCGGCCTGGGCTTGCTGCTCGCCACCGGCCCCGCATCGGCGGCCGACACATTGCGCTGCGGCAGTCAGTTGATCAGTGTCGGCGACCGCTCGAGCGAAGTGCTGCAAAAGTGCGGGCAACCCGTTGCGCGAGACGACCTGGGCTACAAACGCAGCGTCAATCGTCGGGAGGAATACCCGGTGGAGGAATGGACCTACGGCCCCAACAGCGGCATGTACCAGTTCCTGCGTTTCGAGGGCAATCGGCTGGTGCAGATCACCAGCCGGCGGGGGCCCTGA
- a CDS encoding class I SAM-dependent rRNA methyltransferase, giving the protein MSSLNQALRAALDQRQDLLSQLHQQGTDCYRLFHGSQEGAPGLTVDRYGPQLLVQSFHQSLERDALLQLHGIVNETLGLETLLVYNDRARGNSRIDRQDTVYQAEEAALQDLIGHEWGLNYRVRGRHAGQDPLLFLDLRNARGWVKAHSRNKSVLNLFAYTCGVGLSAAAGGAREVCNLDFAEGNLAVGRENGLLNPALPPMEFVQSDYFPAIRQLAGLPISQRRGQKLPSYVRLEQRQYDLVLLDPPAWAKSAFGTVDLLRDYQSLLKPALLTTADNGVLICCNNLAKVSMDDWREQVLRCAEKAGRPVREWSVLTPAEDFPSMDRNPPLKTLVLQF; this is encoded by the coding sequence ATGTCTTCCTTGAATCAGGCGCTGCGCGCCGCCCTCGACCAGCGTCAGGACCTGCTCAGCCAGTTGCACCAGCAAGGCACCGATTGCTACCGCCTGTTCCATGGCAGCCAGGAAGGCGCGCCCGGCCTGACCGTCGACCGCTACGGCCCGCAACTGCTGGTGCAGAGCTTCCATCAATCGCTGGAACGCGATGCCTTGTTGCAGTTGCACGGCATCGTCAACGAAACCCTCGGCCTGGAGACCCTGCTGGTCTACAACGACCGCGCCCGGGGCAATTCGCGAATCGACCGCCAGGACACGGTCTATCAAGCCGAAGAGGCCGCCCTGCAAGACCTGATCGGCCACGAGTGGGGCCTGAACTATCGCGTTCGCGGGCGCCATGCCGGGCAGGATCCGCTGCTGTTTCTCGACCTGCGCAACGCCCGGGGCTGGGTCAAGGCGCACAGCCGCAACAAAAGCGTACTGAACCTGTTCGCCTACACCTGCGGCGTTGGCCTGAGCGCCGCAGCCGGTGGCGCGCGGGAAGTGTGCAACCTGGACTTTGCCGAAGGCAACCTGGCGGTGGGTCGCGAGAACGGGCTGCTCAACCCCGCGTTACCTCCCATGGAATTCGTGCAATCGGACTACTTCCCGGCGATCCGCCAATTGGCCGGCCTGCCCATCAGCCAGCGACGCGGGCAGAAACTGCCCAGCTACGTACGCCTGGAGCAACGCCAGTACGACCTGGTGCTGCTCGACCCACCGGCCTGGGCCAAGAGCGCCTTCGGTACGGTCGACCTGTTGCGCGACTACCAGAGCCTGCTCAAGCCGGCGCTGCTCACTACCGCCGACAATGGCGTGCTGATCTGCTGCAACAATCTGGCGAAGGTGTCCATGGACGACTGGCGCGAGCAGGTGTTGCGTTGTGCGGAAAAAGCCGGTCGGCCGGTGCGCGAATGGAGCGTGCTGACGCCCGCCGAGGACTTTCCTTCCATGGACCGTAATCCCCCGCTCAAGACCCTGGTCCTGCAGTTCTAA
- a CDS encoding DUF748 domain-containing protein translates to MPKGLLRALGALFTALALYSLLGFLILPGIALRIANQQLANHATVPAQIQRIELNPFSLEVTVWGVNIGEPGKEQVGFERLYANLQIDSLWSGALHLADIELDKPKTEVVFAKDGQLNLLGLFKLPPSEPTPADPEAKPFPLRVDRIKLATGYVHFQDLRPSEPIEFLYDALDFELKHLSTLPDDSADMTLVAAGPEGGQIDWTGNFSLSPIASEGKLKVTDGQMKFWWPYVRDAVPLVLENGILNLSTDYKLNLAKGTELLLNNVAVSVAPFAIKAPDGRPLAKLERLDVSETTVDLAKQQVVVGKIRSQKLETWAAREADGQLDWQKLFASQPAKPQVKVEPASAPAAADSPKPEPKTPDKPWQVLLKDVQLRDYRVHLADRQAQPAVALDVGPLNLDLQNYDTLNGSPFTLKLDSGVGKQGKLLADGEVNLNPVTARLKVKTQDIDLRVAQAYITPFIRLELRSGMLGSDLAVDLKSTAPLAFAVTGRAQVDQLHTLDTLKTRDFVKWQSLVLEGLNYQHGDSLSIDKVNLFQPYARFMINDDRTTNVDDLLIPQPPDNGTKSTAAKPASQEKPLGIHIGAIAINDGSANFADFSLTPNFATAIQQLNGQIGTIDSRQAKPASVDVKGKVDRYAPVTIKGALNPFNPMESLDIATSFKRVELTTLTPYSGKFAGYRIRKGRLNLDLHYRITKGQLQAENKVVVEQLQLGEKVDSPDAVSLPLKLAVALLKDSEGRISIELPVSGNLNDPQFSVMPIVWQTLRNLVVRAAQAPFKLIGGLVAGGGSEDLGSVAFAPGSSDLSQENEGVLLKLSEALAKRPELRLEIEGTAAESSDGPLLAGQRLEREYQYNYYKMLQRRGDKVPAKAALLQVPEDEKAPLLEGIYRTRLKTQPPAEWTQLDKKARIEKLREGVIKFWSGSDVLLRELGQERASSIKDFLVDKGQLADDRVYFIDASLGQAESDGRVITPLHLDAE, encoded by the coding sequence ATGCCCAAAGGATTGCTGCGCGCCCTCGGCGCCCTGTTCACCGCACTGGCCCTCTACAGCCTGCTGGGTTTTCTGATACTGCCGGGCATCGCCCTGCGAATCGCCAATCAGCAACTGGCCAACCATGCCACGGTGCCGGCGCAGATCCAGCGCATCGAACTCAATCCTTTCAGCCTTGAAGTCACCGTCTGGGGCGTGAATATCGGTGAACCGGGCAAGGAGCAGGTCGGCTTCGAACGGCTGTACGCCAACCTGCAGATCGACAGCCTGTGGTCCGGCGCCCTGCACCTGGCCGACATCGAGCTGGACAAACCCAAGACCGAGGTGGTGTTCGCCAAGGACGGCCAGTTGAACCTGCTGGGCCTGTTCAAGCTGCCGCCCAGCGAGCCGACCCCGGCCGATCCCGAGGCCAAGCCGTTTCCCCTGCGGGTCGACCGGATCAAGCTGGCCACCGGTTATGTCCATTTCCAGGACCTTCGTCCCAGCGAGCCCATCGAATTTCTCTACGACGCCCTCGATTTCGAGCTGAAGCACCTCAGCACCCTGCCCGACGACAGCGCCGACATGACCCTGGTGGCCGCCGGCCCCGAAGGTGGGCAGATCGATTGGACCGGCAATTTCAGCCTTTCGCCGATCGCGTCCGAAGGCAAGCTCAAGGTCACCGATGGCCAGATGAAATTCTGGTGGCCCTATGTACGCGATGCGGTCCCCCTGGTGCTGGAGAACGGCATCCTCAACCTGAGCACCGATTACAAGCTCAACCTGGCCAAGGGTACCGAACTGCTGCTCAACAACGTGGCCGTCAGCGTCGCACCGTTCGCCATCAAGGCCCCCGATGGCCGTCCCCTGGCGAAACTCGAACGCCTGGATGTCAGCGAAACCACGGTGGACCTGGCCAAACAACAGGTGGTCGTGGGCAAGATCCGCAGCCAGAAGCTCGAAACCTGGGCCGCACGCGAGGCCGATGGTCAGTTGGACTGGCAGAAACTCTTTGCCAGCCAGCCGGCAAAACCGCAGGTCAAGGTCGAACCGGCCTCGGCCCCGGCAGCGGCCGATTCCCCTAAACCCGAACCAAAGACGCCGGATAAACCGTGGCAGGTGCTGTTGAAGGATGTGCAACTGCGCGATTATCGGGTGCACCTGGCCGACCGCCAGGCGCAACCCGCCGTGGCACTGGACGTCGGTCCGCTGAACCTCGACCTGCAGAACTACGACACCCTCAACGGCTCGCCTTTCACCCTCAAGCTCGATAGTGGCGTGGGTAAACAGGGCAAGCTCCTGGCCGACGGCGAAGTCAACCTGAACCCGGTCACCGCCAGGCTCAAGGTCAAGACCCAGGACATCGACCTGCGCGTCGCCCAGGCCTATATCACGCCATTCATTCGCCTGGAACTGCGCTCCGGGATGCTCGGCAGCGACCTGGCGGTCGACCTCAAGAGCACCGCGCCGCTGGCCTTCGCGGTCACCGGCCGCGCCCAGGTCGACCAGTTGCACACCCTCGACACCCTCAAGACCCGCGACTTCGTCAAATGGCAGAGCCTGGTACTCGAAGGCCTCAATTATCAGCATGGCGACAGCCTGTCCATCGACAAGGTCAACCTGTTCCAGCCTTATGCGCGCTTCATGATCAACGACGATCGCACCACTAACGTCGATGACTTGCTGATCCCGCAGCCACCGGACAACGGCACGAAAAGCACGGCAGCAAAACCGGCCTCCCAGGAGAAGCCGCTGGGTATCCACATCGGCGCGATTGCGATCAACGACGGCTCGGCCAACTTCGCCGACTTCAGCCTGACGCCGAATTTCGCCACGGCCATCCAGCAGCTCAACGGCCAGATCGGCACCATCGACAGCCGCCAGGCCAAACCGGCCAGCGTGGACGTCAAGGGCAAGGTCGACCGCTATGCTCCGGTAACCATCAAGGGCGCCCTCAACCCGTTCAACCCGATGGAAAGCCTCGACATCGCCACCAGTTTCAAACGGGTCGAGTTGACGACCCTGACACCGTACTCCGGCAAGTTCGCCGGCTATCGCATCCGCAAGGGCCGACTCAATCTCGACCTGCATTACCGGATCACCAAGGGTCAGCTCCAGGCCGAGAACAAGGTGGTGGTCGAACAATTGCAACTGGGGGAAAAGGTCGACAGCCCGGATGCCGTGAGCCTGCCACTGAAACTGGCCGTCGCGCTGCTGAAGGACTCCGAGGGCAGGATCTCCATCGAGCTGCCGGTGTCCGGTAACCTCAACGACCCGCAATTCAGTGTGATGCCGATTGTCTGGCAGACCCTGCGCAACCTGGTGGTGCGGGCCGCCCAGGCGCCGTTCAAACTCATCGGCGGGCTGGTGGCCGGCGGTGGCTCGGAAGACCTAGGCAGCGTCGCCTTCGCACCCGGCTCCAGCGACCTGAGCCAGGAAAATGAAGGCGTGCTGCTCAAACTCTCCGAGGCACTGGCCAAGCGTCCTGAGTTGCGCCTGGAAATCGAAGGCACCGCCGCCGAAAGCAGCGATGGCCCACTGCTCGCCGGCCAGCGCCTGGAGCGCGAATACCAGTACAACTACTACAAGATGCTGCAACGCCGGGGCGACAAGGTTCCGGCCAAGGCGGCGTTGTTGCAAGTACCGGAAGATGAAAAGGCCCCGCTGCTGGAAGGCATCTACCGAACCCGTCTCAAGACCCAGCCGCCGGCCGAATGGACACAACTGGATAAAAAGGCCCGCATCGAGAAACTGCGTGAAGGCGTCATCAAGTTCTGGAGCGGCAGCGATGTATTGCTGCGCGAGCTGGGCCAGGAGCGAGCCAGCAGCATCAAGGACTTCCTGGTGGACAAAGGCCAATTGGCCGATGACCGTGTCTACTTCATCGACGCCAGCCTCGGCCAGGCCGAAAGCGACGGGCGTGTGATCACCCCTCTGCATCTGGATGCCGAATAA